The Streptomyces sp. GSL17-111 region GGCCCCGGGTGACGACCTGCTCGATGTCCACCACCGCGAGGCCGTAGGCGGCCAGGGTGTCGAAGAGGCCCGCCGTGATGCCGGGACGGTCCTTGCCGAAGATCTTGACCAGCAGGGTGGGAGCGTCCTCGCCGGGCATGCCGGGCGGGAGCGGGGGAGTCTGCGTCGCGCTCATGGTGGTTCCACCGTATCGGCAGGTGCCGCCCCCTCGTACTCCTGTCCGTACCCCGGACGGGTGCCCGCGCCGGCGCTCGCGGATGTCCGCCTTGTGTGCTCGCGGCGGATTCCGCCGGGTCGGGGCACGGGTTCGCGTGGCCCGACTTCCTGTCCACGGGCCCGGCCTGGAATAGTTCCCCACGATGTTCGCCATCCCTAGACCCTCCAGGCAGGGGGTAGCTCGGGGGAAGAAATCTGTGGGGCATGGAGTGCCGGAACTCGTACTGGAACTGAACGGCAGGACCTGGACGCTCGACCCGTCCCGGTCGTACGTACTGGGGCGTGACCCCCAGGGGGATCTCGTCCTGGACGACGCACGCGTCTCGTGGCGGCACGCCACGCTGCGGTGGGGCGGCCGCTCCTGGGTGATCGACGATCCGGGGAGCACGAACGGCACCTACACGCAGGGGCAGCGCGTCCAGCAGCTGGAGATCGGCCCCGGCACGGTACTGCATCTGGGTAACGCCACCGACGGGCCGCGCCTGGTGTTCACCGCGCCCGCGACGGCTCCGCAGCAGGCGCAGCAGGCCGAGCAGCCGCACGGCGGCTGGGCGCAGCAGCAGGCGGCGCCGCAGCAGGCCGCCTACGCATCGCAGCCGCAGGGCTGGCAGCCGGCGCCCCAGCACCATGCCCCCCAGCACCACGCGCCGCAGCACGCGGTGCCCGCCCAGCAGGGGGCCTCCCTCCACGAGGTCCAGGGCGCCGGCCGGGGCGACCGCAGCCCGACGACGTTCCACCAGCTGTCACTCGGACGAGTGATGCGCATCGGTCGTGCGCTGGAGAACGAGCTGGTCGTCTCCGACCTCCAGGTCTCCCGGCTGCACGCCGAGTTCCTCGCCGGACCGGACGGCCTGTTCGAGATCCGCGACCTGGGCAGCCACAACGGCACCTACGTCAACGGTCAGCAGCTCCCGCGCAACGACCGCCGCCGCATCGGCCCCAACGACATCATCGGCGTCGGCCACTCCACCTTCCGGCTGGTCGGCGACCGGCTTGAGGAGTTCGTCGACACCGGTGAGGTCTCCTTCGCGGCCCGGCACCTGACCGTGCAGGTCGACGGCGGCAAGACCATCCTCAACGACGTCTCCTTCGGCGTCCCCGAGAAGTCGGTCATCGCCGTCATCGGCCCCTCCGGTTCGGGCAAGTCGACGCTGCTCAAGGCCCTCACCGGTTACCGACCCGCCAACCAGGGCGAGGTCCTCTACGACAACCGCAACCTGTACACGCACTTCGCCGAGTTGCGGCACCGCATCGGCCTCGTACCGCAGGACGACATCCTGCACACGGCCCTGCGCGTCCGGACCGCCCTGCGGTACGCCGCCAAGCTCCGCTTCCCCGGCGACGTCGCCGAGGCCGAGCGCAACGCCCGCGTGGAGGAGGTGCTCGCCGAGCTGAAGCTGGACATCCACGCGGACAAGAAGATCACCTCCCTGTCCGGCGGACAGCGCAAGCGCGTCTCGGTCGCGCTGGAGCTCCTCACCAAGCCGTCGCTGATCTTCCTCGACGAGCCGACCTCCGGCCTCGATCCGGGCATGGACCGCGACGTCATGCAGCTCCTGCGCGGCCTCGCCGACGACGGCCGCACCGTCCTCGTCGTCACCCACTCGGTCGCCGAGCTGGCCCTGTGCGACAAGCTGCTCGTCATGGCACCGGGCGGCGGGGTGGCCTACTTCGGACCGCCGGAGGAGGCGCTGAACTTCTTCGGCTACGACTCCTGGGCCGACGTCTTCTCCGCCTTCGAGAACTACCGTGACTACGACTGGATGGGCCGCTGGCGCGGTTCGCAGCACTACCAGCTCTACGCCGCCGACATCGACTCCGTCGCCCCGCAGCCCGTCCAGGTCGACTGGCACCAGGCCCAGGCCGGGCTGCAGAAACCGCAGAGCTGGGGCTCGCAGCTGTGGACGCTCATGCGCCGCTACGCGTCGGTCATCGCCTCCGACCGCGGCTTCATGGCCCTCATGCTCATCCTGCCCGCCGTGCTCGGCGTCGTCAGCGTCGTGATCCCGTCCGACTTCGGGCTCGGCTACGGCCCGGCGGAGAAGGGCAGGACCAACCGCGACGCGAGCACCATCATGCTCATCCTCGTGGTCGGCATGTGCTTCTCGGCGGCGGCCAACTCCGTCCGTGAACTGATCAAGGAACGGGTCATCTACGAACGGGAACGCGCCACCGGCCTGTCCCGTTCCGCGTACCTGATGTCCAAGGTCATCGTGCTCGGGGTGATCACGGCCGTCCAGGGCGTCATCATCTGTGTGATCGGCTTCCTGCCCCGGGAGATGCCCGACGAGGGCGTGCTCTTCTCCGGCTCCCCGGGCCTCGAGATGACGCTCGTGGTCATCTCCCTCGGCCTCGCCTCGATGATGGTCGGCCTGATCATCTCCTCGCTGGTCAAGACCGCCGAGAAGACCATGCCGCTGCTGGTCATGTTCGCCATCGTCCAGGTCGTCTTCACCGGCGTCCTGTTCCAGATCTACGGCAAGGCGGGCATCGAGCAGCTCGCCTGGCTGATGCCCTCGCGCTGGGCGGTCGCCGGCATGGGCAACACCGCCGACCTGAACGTGCTGCTGCCCTGGGACCCGGAGGCGGGCGGCGACCCGCTGTGGGAGCCGGAGCTGAGCGCGTGGCTGCTCAACATGGTAGTCCTCCTCGGCATGGCGGTCCTGTGCGGCTTCGTCGTCTCCCGCCTCCTGCGCCGCCACGAGCCCGAGGTCATGCGCGAGTGAACGCCTCCTCCCGCCGGGCGTCCCGACCGGGGCCGCCCGGCGGGAGTCCGGCGCCCGCGCGACGGATACGAGTACGGTGATCACATGGTGATCAGAAGCGGGCTGGCCGCCGTCAGCGCGGCCCTCCTCGCCATGAACCGCCAGGTCGAGGTCCGCGAGGTCCTCCAGACGATCGTGCACTCCGCCCGCGACCTGCTCGACGCCGAGTACGCCGCCCTCGGCGTCCCCGACGACCGCGGCGGCTTCGCCCAGTTCGTCGTCGCCGGCGTCAGCGACGAGCAGTGGAAGGCCATCGGCCCCCTGCCGCGGCGGCACGGCATCCTCGCCGCCATGCTCGACGACGCCGCCCCGCAGCGCCTCGCCGACGTCCGCCGGGACCCGCGCTTCGAGGGCTGGCCGGCCGCCCACCCCGAGCTGTCCGACTTCCTCGGCATGCCGGTGGCCGACGGCGACGAGGTCCTCGGCGCCCTCTTCCTCGCCAACAAGCGCCCCTCCGGCCCGCACGACGAGCGCTCCTTCACCGAGGAGGACGAGCACCTGCTGCGCCTGCTGGCCGAGCACGCCGCCATCGCCCTCACCAACGCCCGCCTCTACGAGCGCGCCCGCGAGCTGACCGTCGCGGGGGAGCGGGCCCGTCTGGCCCACGAGCTGCACGACGCCGTCGCGCAGAAGCTCTTCTCGCTGCGCCTCACCGCCCAGGCGGCGACCGCGCTCGTCGACCGCGATCCGGGACGCGCCAAGGCGGAGCTGCACGAGATCACCCGGCTCGCCGCCGACGCCGCCGACGAACTGCGGGCGGCCGTGGTGGAGCTGCGCCCCGCCGCGCTGGAGGAGGACGGGCTCGTCGCCACCCTGCGCACCCAGGTCCGGGTCCTCGACCGGGCCCACACGGCCGCCGTCGGCTTCACCGTGCACGGCGTCCGCGCGCTGCCCGCCGCGCAGGAGGAAGCCGTCCTGCGGGTCGCCCAGGAGGCCCTGCACAACGCCCTGCGCCACTCCGGGGCCGCGGGCGTCACCGTCACGCTGGAACGGCGCGGCGCGGGCGGCGCCGTGCTGTGCGTCGCCGACGACGGCCGGGGCTTCGACCCCGGCGCGGTGCGCCGCGCGGGCCGCCACCTCGGCCTGGTCTCCATGCGCGACCGCGCCGCCTCCGTCGGCGGCCGGCTCACCGTGCGCTCCGAGCCCGGGAAGGGCACCCGCGTCGAGATGGAGGTGCCCGGTGGCTGAGCGCATCCGCGTCCTGCTCGTGGACGACCACCAGGTGGTGCGCCGGGGGCTGCGCACCTTCCTGGAGGTGCAGGACGACATCGAGGTCGTCGGGGAGGCGGCCGACGGCGCGGCGGGCGTGGAGGAGGCCCGGCGGCTGGCCCCCGACGTCATCCTCCTGGACGTCAAGATGCCCGGCAGCGACGGCATCGAGGCGCTGCGCGGGCTGCGCGAGGTGCGCAGCGCCGCCCGCGTCCTGGTCGTCACCAGCTTCACCGAGCAGCGCACCGCCGTCCCGGCCCTGCGCGCGGGCGCGTCCGGGTACCTGTACAAGGACATCGACCCCGACGCGCTGGCCGGCGCGATCCGTTCGGTGCACGCCGGTCACGTGATCCTCGAACCGGAGGTGGCGGCGGCGCTGCTCACCGAGGAGGGCACGCCGCCGGCCCCGGGGCGCTCCTCGGGGCTGACCGACCGGGAACGCGAGGTGCTCGGCCTCATCGCGGACGGCCGCTCCAACCGCGAGATCGCCCGCGCACTCGTGCTGTCGGAGAAGACCGTCAAGACGCACGTCTCGAACATCCTCATGAAGCTCGACCTGGCCGACCGGACCCAGGCCGCCCTGTGGGCCGTCCGGCACGGCGTCACGGAGTGAGGACGACGGAGACGCCGGGAAGCGGCCCGTGGTTCTCTTCCTACGAATGATTCATACCGTCGTGTGATGAACGCCCGCAGGCCGCAACCCGAGCGGTCCGCACCCGTTCTCCAGGGCGTGCCGCGACGACCGGTCGCGGCCCCCAAGGAGGCTCGGAAAGTGAAGAAGTTCAACAGGATCACGGCCGTCACCATGCTGGCCGGCGGCCTCGTCGCCGCCGGTGCCGGAGCGGCCTCCGCCACGTCGGGCGGTGCCTCGGCCGAGGGCGCGGCCGTCCAGTCCCCCGGCGTCGGCTCCGGCAACGTGGTGCAGGTCCCGGTGCACGTTCCGGTGAACCTCTGCGGCAACACGGTCAACGTCGTCGGCCTGCTCAACCCGACGTTCGGCACCTTCTGCCTCAACGCCTGACCCCCGCGGCCCCGGGGGCCGCCCTTCCGGCCCCCGGGCACCGTGCCCGGGGGCCGAGGCGTGCCCGGCCGTTGCTCCGAACGGGGGGCGGCGCCCCGGCGCCCGTGTCGCCCATCGCCCGCCGACGTTGCTCAGCGTGCGGCTCCGCCGCGTATCCGTGCCGAGGCGCAAGGCCAGGCACCCTGTCGACGATTTCAGGAGAACTTCCATGAACGCAGCCAAGAAGGTCGCCGTCACCATCGCAGCCGCGGGCGCCGCCGTGGGCGGTGCGGCCGGTACCGCGTTCGCCGACGCCGAGGGCCAGGCCGTGGCCGCCAACTCCCCGGGCGTGGCCTCCGGCAACGTCGTCACCGTCCCGGTGCACATCCCGGTGAACCTGTGCGGGAACACCGTCGACGTCATCGCCGCGCTGAACCCCACCTTCGGGAACACCTGCGTCAACGACTGACGGGGGCACCCCGCCGGCGGCGCGGCTCAGCCGCGCCGCCGCTCCAGCTCCTCCGCGTACGCGTTGTACGCCGCGACCTGCGCCCGCCGCGCCATCCGCTCCACCGGACGCAGCACGTCCGCCCGCATCGCGAGTTGCCCCGCGCTCACCGCCGCACCCGGCTCGACCGCCTCCGCGATGTTCACCAGCGCCGCCACCCGCTGCGCCAGCTCCAGCACCCGGACCGCCCGGCCCGGATACCCGGGCGCCAGCAGCCGCCGCCCGGCCTCGGCCCGCGCCTGGTACGCCGCCAGCGCCGCCTGCGCCACCGGCCCCGAACCCGCGACGTCCAGCCGCGTCAGCGCCTCCGTCGCCTCCCGCAGTGCCTGCTGGAGCTCCCGCTCGGCCTCCCCGAGCGAGGGCACGTCCGCGGGCGGGGCCTCCCGCACCGGCAGACAGCGCCACACCACCTCCACGTGCACGTCCCCGGCCGGACCCGCCTCCGCGACGTCCGGCACCAGCCCGAGCGCCGCTCCGGAGGCCAGCACCGCCTCCCCGGCCTCCAGCGCGGCGGCGTTGAACTCCGGCGGACCGCTCAACCCGAGCGGATGCCCCGGCGCCGGGAGCGCCACCCGCAGGGCCACCGCCCCGAGCGCGCGCAGTCGGCCGAGCGCCAGCGTCCAGCCCACCGGACCCGCTTCCCCCGGCAGCCCGCTCACCCGGTGGACGGCGTCCTCCGCCACGACGCGGACCGCCGCCTCGTCCGGCGACGCCTCCCCGGCCAGCAGCGCGTTCCCCCAGGCGGCCAGCCGCCCCGAACGTGGTTCTTCCAGCATCCCTTCAGACTAGAACCCGGCCCCGACAAGCCTGACCGCCGTCGCGGGCGACACGTGGCGTAGGTTTTCCCTGGGGACTGTGCCCACCGGCACGGGCGAAGCGACTGCAATGGGAGAAACCGCGCTCATGAGCGATGTACTGGAGCTGGTGGACGTATCCGTGGTCCGCGACGGTCGGGCTCTGGTGGACGACGTCTCCTGGTCGGTCAAGGAGGGCGAGCGGTGGATCATCCTCGGCCCCAACGGCGCCGGGAAGACGACACTGCTGAACCTGGCCTCCAGTTACCTCTTCCCCTCCGCCGGGCAGGCCACCATCCTCGGTGAGCGGCTCGGCTCCGTCGACGTCTTCGAGCTGCGCCCCCGCATCGGTGTCTCCAGCAGCGGCCTCGCCGACAAGCTGCCCCCCGGCCAGACCGTCCTCCAGACCGTCCTCACCGCCGCCTACGGCATGACCGCCGGCTGGCACGAGGACTACGACGCCGTCGACGAGGAGCGCGCCCGCGCCTTCCTGGACCGGCTCGGTATGAACGACTTCGTGGACCGCTCCTTCGGCACCCTCTCCGAGGGGGAGCGCAAGCGGACCCAGATCGCCCGGTCGATGATGGCCGACCCCGAGCTGCTGCTTCTGGACGAGCCCGCCGCCGGACTGGACCTCGGGGGCCGCGAGGACCTCGTCCGTCGGCTCGGACGCCTCGCCCGGGACCCCTTCGCCCCCTCGATGATCATGGTCACCCACCACGTGGAGGAGATTCCGCCGGGCTTCACCCACGTACTGATGATCCGTCAGGGCAGGGTGCTGACCGCCGGTCCGCTGGAGACGGAGATGAACTCCTCCAACCTCTCCCGCTGCTTCGGCCTCCCGCTCGTGGTCGAGCGGATCGGCGACCGCTGGACCGCCAACGGCCTTCCGCTGTCCTGAGGTTGGACCGGTCCGCCGGGCCCCTGTCCCGCGCGGTCCCGGGCACCTATGATGACCTGTGTGGACGCATGGGTGTGGTGGCTCGTCGTAGCCGTAGGGCTCTGTATCCCGCTCGTCATGACCGCGATGCCCGAGCTGGGCATGCTCGCGGTCGGCGCCGGAGGGGGAGCGCTCGTCGCGGCGCTCGGCGGGGGTCTCGTCGCGCAGGTCGTCGTCTTCGCCGTCGTCTCGACGGCCCTGATTCTCGTCGTCCGGCCCATGGCCCGGCGCATGCGCGCCGAGCGCCCCGAACTGGCGACGGGTGTGGACGCCCTCAAGGGGCGGCAGGCCGTCGTGGTCGAACGGGTCGACGGCAGCGGTGGCCGCGTCAAGATCGGGGGCGAGATCTGGTCCGCCCGGGCGATGGAGGCCGACGACGCCTACGAGCCGGGACGTAAGGTCGATGTGGTGGAGATCGACGGCGCCACCGCCGTCGTGATGTGATGGCCCACGCGGGACCGGACCGACACGGTCCGTCAACTACACACGTCAACACACGAGTCCAGGGGGCACGGTGGACGCCGTCATCATCGTCCTGATCATCTTGGTGGTGCTCGTCTTCGTCGCGCTCATCAAGACGGTCCAGGTCATCCCGCAGGCGAGTGCGGCCATCGTGGAGCGCTTCGGCCGCTACACGCGCACCCTGAACGCGGGCCTCAACATCGTCGTGCCGTTCATCGACACGGTGCGCAACCGGGTCGACCTCCGTGAGCAGGTCGTCCCCTTCCCGCCGCAGCCGGTGATCACCCAGGACAACCTGGTCGTGAACATCGACACCGTCATCTACTACCAGGTGACGGACGCCCGGGCGGCGACCTACGAGGTCGCGAGCTACATCCAGGCCATCGAGCAGCTCACGGTCACCACGCTGCGGAACATCATCGGCGGCATGGACCTGGAACGCACGCTCACCTCCCGCGAGGAGATCAACGCGGCGCTGCGCGGCGTGCTGGACGAGGCCACCGGCAAGTGGGGTATCCGCGTCAACCGCGTGGAGCTCAAGGCCATCGAGCCGCCCACCTCCATCCAGGACTCGATGGAGAAGCAGATGCGCGCCGACCGCGACAAGCGCGCCGCCATCCTCCAGGCCGAGGGCGTCCGGCAGTCCGAGATCCTCCAGGCCGAAGGCCACAAGCAGTCGGAGATCCTGCGCGCCGAGGGTGACGCCAAGGCCGCCGCCCTGCGCGCCGAGGGTGAGGCCCAGGCCATCCGCACCGTCTTCGAGTCCATTCACGCGGGCGACCCGGACCAGAAGCTGCTCTCCTACCAGTACCTCCAGATGCTGCCGAAGATCGCCGAGGGCGACGCGAACAAGCTCTGGATCGTCCCCAGCGAGATCGGCGACGCCCTCAAGGGCCTCGGGGGTGCGCTGGACGGTTTCAAGAAGCACGGTGGAGACGCCGGGCCGACGATCCCCGCACCGACCCCGGGCATGAGCAAGCGCCCCCCGGAGCGTCCGGAGATCGACTGACCCGTACCACCCACGGACATGCCGGTGGCCCCGGCGAACCGCACGGTTCGCCGGGGCCACGCGCACGTCCGCCCGCCGTCGGGGGAGCGTCACGCGGGAGTCGGCAGCGCCAGCCACTCCGGCAGGGTCTCGCCGTCCCTCAGCCGCAGGGCCAGCAGCAGCGCGTCGGCCGGGGTGGGCTCGAACGGTCGCGTCAGCAGCCGCATGCCCGCCTCGGCCGGAGTGCGGTCGGCCTTGCGGTGGTTGTCCTCCGCGCAGGCGGCCACCGTGTTCAGCCAGGTGTCGCCGCCGCCGTGCGACCGGGGCACGACGTGGTCCACCGTGGTCGCGCGCCGCCCGCAGTAGGCACACCGGTGCCGGTCCCGCACCAGCACACCGCGCCGCGACCACGAGGCCCGTTGTCGGAACGGCACCCGCACGTAGCGCCGCAGCCTGATGACCTGCGGCACCGGCAGCTCGACGTTGGCCGCCCGCACCCGCAGCCCGGGATGCGACTGTTCCACGACGGCCTTGTCCTGCATCACGAGCACCACGGCCCGTCGCAGCGACACCGTCGACAACGGCTCGAAGCTCGCGTTAAGAATCAGCGTCTCGCGCATCCCGTCCACCTCCCCGGCGCCCCGCCCGGCTGCGGGACGCCCCCACTGTGCCGCTGCGGGATTCCGTGGACAACGCAATTTCCCCGCCGTGTACGGCGGGTGACGTGCGCGGGACCACCGGCGGACGGTGAGCGGGCGGCCGGGCGAAGGGCGGTGCGCGGGTGCCGTGCGCCGGTGGCCCGGCGCCGCTGTGCCCCGCCTCCGGGACGGGGGCACAGGGCGGCCGGTGGGCTCAGGAGCCGGCGGGCACCTCGTACTCACCGATCAGATGGGCACGCCCGATCGCCTTGAACCGCAGGTTGAACCCGACGACGGCCGGGCTGGCGTCGGAGTCGGGGCCGAGCTTCTCGTCCCCCACCGCGTAGACGGTGAAGACGTAGCGGTGCGGCCCGTCCCCGGGCGGCGGCGCGGCCCCGACGAACTCCTTGTCGCCGTACTCGTTGCGCACGTGGACGGCGCCCGGCGGAAGCCCGGCGAAGTCGCCACCGCCCGCACCGGCGGGCAACTCCGTCACGGAGGCCGGGATGTCGAACACCGTCCAGTGCCAGAATCCGCTGCCGGTGGGGGCGTCCGGGTCGAAGCAGGTCACCGCGAAGCTGCGCGTCTCCTCCGGGAACCCCTCCCAGCGCAGATGCGGCGAGGTGTTGCCCCCGGCCTGCACCTGATCAGGCTTCAGCTCCGCTCCCTCACGCACGTCGTCGCTGACGACGGTGAAGGACGCCACCGGCGGGTGGAAGTCGTGGGGGAGTGGACGCCGCTTCTGCTCGGTCACGTCAGAACCTCCTGATCGCTGGCATCGTTGCAGCGGCCAGCCTAACGAGCCCGGGCAGGGTGGGCTGACAGCATGGCGGGGGTGCCCGCGTGCCTCCCGCCGGCACGGCGGCACCCGCGAGCCCGCACGACGAGACCCTCACATCGGTGGTGACCCCATGACCAACCCCCAGACACCCGGCCCGCTCCCCGAAGCGGACCTCACCGGAGTGCTCGACGGATCACTGCCCCCCGGCCTCTACCGGTGGCGCCCCTCCGCGGGTGACCCCGGGCCCTCCCGCGGGCCGGAGGAGGCCGGCTGGGACAGCCGTGCGGTGGACCTGAGCGGGGTGGGCGACGGCTCCGGATTCGTGGCCCGCTGTGCCGACACCCTCGGCTTCCCCGAGCGGTTCGGCCACGACTGGGACGGACTCGCCGACGCCCTCACCGACCTGGGCTGGACCGATACGCCGGAGCACGGGCGGCTCCTCCTCGTGCGTGGCTGGGACGCCTTCGCGCGGTCGGCTCCCGCCGACGCGGCGACGGCCGCGGACGTGCTGTCCGCGGCCGTCAGCTACTGGGCGGGCCGGGCCGCCCCGATGACCGTCCTGCTCAGCTGAGCGGCGACCCGGCCGGGGCGACCCCCGGCCGGACGCGGCTCAGAACCAGTTGCGGCGGCCGCCCACTTCGGCCAGCCACTGGTTGAGGTATCCGGCCCAGTCCGTCTGGTGGTACTGCTCGAGGTCGACCTGGAAGCTGCGGTAGGAGTCGCTGCCCCCGGTGAACAGCCCGGGCTTCTTGTCCATCTCCAGCACGACGTCCATGGCCCGGTCGTCGGCGACGAAGGACAGCTCGACCTGGCTCAGGCCGCGGTACTGCTCCGGTGCGAAGAACTCGATCTCCTGGTAGAAGGGCAGCCGCTGCCGGGTACCCCGGATCGTGCCCTGCTCCAGATCGGCGCTCTTGAAACGGAAGCCGAGCGAACCGAACGCGTCCAGGATCGCCTCCTGCGCGGGCAGCGGATGCACGTGGACGGGGTCCAGGTCCGAGGAGTCGATGGCCCGCGCGATGGCCAGCTCCGTCGTGACGCCGACGTGCATCCCCTTGAGCTCCTGGCCGAGGAAGTGGGTGATCGGCGTCTCCCACGGGATCTCCAGGGCGAAGGGGACGACGTGCTCCGCACCCGCCTGGAGCTCGAACGCCCCACCGACCCGCTGCTTGACGAACTCGACGTTCCGCAGCATCTCCTGGTCCTGGCCCTCCACCTCGACCCGGCCCTGGAGCCCGACCGAGACGCCCTGGACCTCCTGGTTCACCGAGCCGCCCTTGATCCGGACCTCGCCGTGAACGGCTCCACCCGGCAGCACGTTCGGCTCGGACAGCACCGTGTCCACCGAGGCGCCACCGATCCCCACACTCGCGAACAGCTTCTTGAAGCCCATCCCGACCTCTCCCCTCGCTCGACTACGCTCGACCGGCATGTTTGCCGCCCGTGACCGTACCGCCCTGCCCCGCGCCTTCTTCGACCGTCCTGTCCTGGAGGTCGCCCCCGACCTCCTCGGCCGGACCCTCGTCCGTCACACGGCGGAGGGCCCGATCGAGGTGCGGCTGACCGAGGTGGAGGCCTACCTGGGCGAACGCGATCCGGGCTCGCACGCCTTCCGGGGCCGCACCGAACGGAACGCCGCCATGTTCGGTCCCCCCGGACACGCCTACGTGTACTTCACGTACGGCATGTGGCACTGCCTGAATCTGGTGTGTGAGACGACCGGAACCGCCGCCGGGGTTCTCCTGCGGGCGGGGGAAGTCGTGAGCGGTGCGGACATCGCCCGTGCCCGACGCCCCACCGCGCGCCGTGACAACGAACTCGCGAAGGGGCCGGCCCGACTGGCGACCGCCCTCGACGTGGACCGCCGGCTCAACGGCACCGACGTGTGCCGGGTGCCGGACGCCACGCCGCCCCTGCACGTGCTCGCCGGGGCGCCGCCGTCCACCGGGCTCCTCCGGAGCGGCCCGCGCACCGGCGTCGGAGGCGACGGGGCCCACCAGCCGTACCGCTTCTGGATCGACGGCGACCCCACCGTCAGCCCCTACCGGCCCCACCAACCACGTCGGCGCCAGAGGTGACTTGACTCCGGGCGGCCGGACGCCTAACGTAGTCCGAGCCGCTGAACGCAGGCAGAGCCTTCACAAAGATCATCACAACCTGATCGAGTGGGCGCCGCGTGGACGTGGCCAACCACTACTGACGATCTCTCCCTTCCGGGACGTCTTTCGGCACGCCGAAATCAGACCGGAGAAGCTCGATTAGGAGCTGGGCGGGAAACTCGCTAAAGTAGTGGACACACCGAAGGGAAGCGCCCGGAGGAGACCCGGAAGGGAATCCGAAGGAAGCGTCCGTTCCTTGAGAACTCAACAGCGTACCAAAAGTCAACGCCAGATATGTTGATACCCCGGTCTCGCCGGATTTTGTTTCCGGTGGGTCGAGGTTCTTTTGAGAAACACACAGCGAGGACGCTGTGCACCGTGGGGGACTATTCCTCCCCTGTTCGGTGCCGCTCTCGTGAGTGGCTCATTTTTGAAGCATTCACGGAGAGTTTGATCCTGGCTCAGGACGAACGCTGGCGGCGTGCTTAACACATGCAAGTCGAACGATGAAGCCGCTTCGGTGGTGGATTAGTGGCGAACGGGTGAGTAACACGTGGGCAATCTGCCCTGCACTCTGGGACAAGCCCTGGAAACGGGGTCTAATACCGGATACGACACAGGAAGGCATCTTCTCTGTGTGGAAAGCTCCGGCGGTGCAGGATGAGCCCGCGGCCTATCAGCTTGTTGGTGGGGTGATGGCCTACCAAGGCGACGACGGGTAGCCGGCCTGAGAGGGCGACCGGCCACACTGGGACTGAGACACGGCCCAGACTCCTACGGGAGGCAGCAGTGGGGAATATTGCACAATGGGCGAAAGCCTGATGCAGCGACGCCGCGTGAGGGATGACGGCCTTCGGGTTGTAAACCTCTTTCAGCAGGGAAGAAGCGCAAGTGACGGTACCTGCAGAAGAAGCACCGGCTAACTACGTGCCAGCAGCCGCGGTAATACGTAGGGTGCGAGCGTTGTCCGGAATTATTGGGCGTAAAGAGCTCGTAGGCGGCTTGTCACGTCGGATGTGAAAGCCCGGGGCTTAACCCCGGGTCTGCATTCGATACGGGCAGGCTAGAGTTCGGTAGGGGAGATCGGAATTCCTGGTGTAGCGGTGAAATGCGCAGATATCAGGAGGAACACCGGTGGCGAAGGCGGATCTCTGGGCCGATACTGACGCTGAGGAGCGAAAGCGTGGGGAGCGAACAGGATTAGATACCCTGGTAGTCCACGCCGTAAACGTTGGGAACTAGGTGTGGGCGACATT contains the following coding sequences:
- a CDS encoding ABC transporter ATP-binding protein/permease, whose product is MPELVLELNGRTWTLDPSRSYVLGRDPQGDLVLDDARVSWRHATLRWGGRSWVIDDPGSTNGTYTQGQRVQQLEIGPGTVLHLGNATDGPRLVFTAPATAPQQAQQAEQPHGGWAQQQAAPQQAAYASQPQGWQPAPQHHAPQHHAPQHAVPAQQGASLHEVQGAGRGDRSPTTFHQLSLGRVMRIGRALENELVVSDLQVSRLHAEFLAGPDGLFEIRDLGSHNGTYVNGQQLPRNDRRRIGPNDIIGVGHSTFRLVGDRLEEFVDTGEVSFAARHLTVQVDGGKTILNDVSFGVPEKSVIAVIGPSGSGKSTLLKALTGYRPANQGEVLYDNRNLYTHFAELRHRIGLVPQDDILHTALRVRTALRYAAKLRFPGDVAEAERNARVEEVLAELKLDIHADKKITSLSGGQRKRVSVALELLTKPSLIFLDEPTSGLDPGMDRDVMQLLRGLADDGRTVLVVTHSVAELALCDKLLVMAPGGGVAYFGPPEEALNFFGYDSWADVFSAFENYRDYDWMGRWRGSQHYQLYAADIDSVAPQPVQVDWHQAQAGLQKPQSWGSQLWTLMRRYASVIASDRGFMALMLILPAVLGVVSVVIPSDFGLGYGPAEKGRTNRDASTIMLILVVGMCFSAAANSVRELIKERVIYERERATGLSRSAYLMSKVIVLGVITAVQGVIICVIGFLPREMPDEGVLFSGSPGLEMTLVVISLGLASMMVGLIISSLVKTAEKTMPLLVMFAIVQVVFTGVLFQIYGKAGIEQLAWLMPSRWAVAGMGNTADLNVLLPWDPEAGGDPLWEPELSAWLLNMVVLLGMAVLCGFVVSRLLRRHEPEVMRE
- a CDS encoding GAF domain-containing sensor histidine kinase; this translates as MVIRSGLAAVSAALLAMNRQVEVREVLQTIVHSARDLLDAEYAALGVPDDRGGFAQFVVAGVSDEQWKAIGPLPRRHGILAAMLDDAAPQRLADVRRDPRFEGWPAAHPELSDFLGMPVADGDEVLGALFLANKRPSGPHDERSFTEEDEHLLRLLAEHAAIALTNARLYERARELTVAGERARLAHELHDAVAQKLFSLRLTAQAATALVDRDPGRAKAELHEITRLAADAADELRAAVVELRPAALEEDGLVATLRTQVRVLDRAHTAAVGFTVHGVRALPAAQEEAVLRVAQEALHNALRHSGAAGVTVTLERRGAGGAVLCVADDGRGFDPGAVRRAGRHLGLVSMRDRAASVGGRLTVRSEPGKGTRVEMEVPGG
- a CDS encoding response regulator transcription factor, with the translated sequence MAERIRVLLVDDHQVVRRGLRTFLEVQDDIEVVGEAADGAAGVEEARRLAPDVILLDVKMPGSDGIEALRGLREVRSAARVLVVTSFTEQRTAVPALRAGASGYLYKDIDPDALAGAIRSVHAGHVILEPEVAAALLTEEGTPPAPGRSSGLTDREREVLGLIADGRSNREIARALVLSEKTVKTHVSNILMKLDLADRTQAALWAVRHGVTE
- a CDS encoding chaplin, with amino-acid sequence MKKFNRITAVTMLAGGLVAAGAGAASATSGGASAEGAAVQSPGVGSGNVVQVPVHVPVNLCGNTVNVVGLLNPTFGTFCLNA
- a CDS encoding chaplin yields the protein MNAAKKVAVTIAAAGAAVGGAAGTAFADAEGQAVAANSPGVASGNVVTVPVHIPVNLCGNTVDVIAALNPTFGNTCVND
- a CDS encoding ABC transporter ATP-binding protein: MSDVLELVDVSVVRDGRALVDDVSWSVKEGERWIILGPNGAGKTTLLNLASSYLFPSAGQATILGERLGSVDVFELRPRIGVSSSGLADKLPPGQTVLQTVLTAAYGMTAGWHEDYDAVDEERARAFLDRLGMNDFVDRSFGTLSEGERKRTQIARSMMADPELLLLDEPAAGLDLGGREDLVRRLGRLARDPFAPSMIMVTHHVEEIPPGFTHVLMIRQGRVLTAGPLETEMNSSNLSRCFGLPLVVERIGDRWTANGLPLS
- a CDS encoding NfeD family protein, producing the protein MTCVDAWVWWLVVAVGLCIPLVMTAMPELGMLAVGAGGGALVAALGGGLVAQVVVFAVVSTALILVVRPMARRMRAERPELATGVDALKGRQAVVVERVDGSGGRVKIGGEIWSARAMEADDAYEPGRKVDVVEIDGATAVVM